The following nucleotide sequence is from Catonella massiliensis.
TATAATTTATATCGTTACATGCCGAGGGCACTATGAAGACTGAGAGGTCGGAATGGACAAGTTGATTAAAAAAAGTCAGTGCAAACTCATTATAATAATGCTTGTAGCTCTGACTTTTGTAATTGTAGTATTCTGTTATAGGCTGCTCATAAGGCAGGATACAATCAGCTCCATAGCATATTCCAGCTTAAAAAGCAAAGATGATTATAGAGTTTATATCAAGGAAGATGGTAAGTATGTGCCGTTCTTGGTTATTGACAATGGATATGAGAAAGGAAGTACCCTTCTTTTACGGGAGGAAATCCTAGCTGAAACAAAAAGGATGAATGAGTATAGCTCGTACTACAAAGACAGCGAAATAGACAGGTTCTTGAATGGTTCATATTATGAGAATCTTAAAGAAATTCACTCCCTTATAGAGAGTACTGCGGTTGAAATTTACTCAGATGCTTCAATTGGATGTTCAGGTGACGAGACTGAAAATATAAACAGGAATATATTTTTGCTCTCAGATAAGGAACTATCATATGGTTATGGAATAGAAGGTAAAGCACTGAGGTATTTTAGAAATCCGGATAACAGACTTAGTTATTTAGATGGGACTCCGATGGGATGGTTGCTAAGAACCCCTGTGACATCATATCTTTCTGCAGTGTGTGAAGTAAGTTTTGATGGAAAACTTAGTCTTGGCAATTCTTTTGGTAAACATGGAATCCGCCCAGCCTTTTGTGTCGATTCTTTAGCAAAAATAAAGAAAAAAGCGGGAATCATTGAGGGGAAAGAGGTCTATGTGTTGGAGTAAGGACTTTTACCTACTTCTTCAAGCAATGTATATACTCCACGACCTCGCTGCCTGCTATCCTCCTATTTTCGTCTTTGTCAGCCTTAAACCTCTTGTATTCCCTGGTAAACACGCTATAATCTCCGTAAGCAGACATAATATCTCTTATGGTGTCAGCAGACATAAGGCCTTCGTTGTTGTAGCTTAGGAAAATATAGCCAAAA
It contains:
- a CDS encoding DUF6273 domain-containing protein, producing the protein MDKLIKKSQCKLIIIMLVALTFVIVVFCYRLLIRQDTISSIAYSSLKSKDDYRVYIKEDGKYVPFLVIDNGYEKGSTLLLREEILAETKRMNEYSSYYKDSEIDRFLNGSYYENLKEIHSLIESTAVEIYSDASIGCSGDETENINRNIFLLSDKELSYGYGIEGKALRYFRNPDNRLSYLDGTPMGWLLRTPVTSYLSAVCEVSFDGKLSLGNSFGKHGIRPAFCVDSLAKIKKKAGIIEGKEVYVLE